The following are from one region of the Mannheimia granulomatis genome:
- the hemB gene encoding porphobilinogen synthase yields MQVIQSQFPLRRMRRLRKHDFSRRLVAENQLTANDLIYPVFVIEGENQRVQVPSMPGVERLTIDQLLLEAAELVKYGVPAVALFPVVGEEKKSLMAEEAYNPEGLAQRAVRALKSAYPELGVITDVALDPFTTHGQDGIIDETGYVLNDVTTEVLVKQALSHAKAGADIVAPSDMMDGRIGEIREALEANGFVNTQIMAYSAKYASNYYGPFRDAVGSAGNLKGGNKYTYQVDPANGNEGLHEVAMDIQEGADMVMVKPGMPYLDMVWRVKENFGVPTFAYQVSGEYAMHMAAIQNGWLKERECIMEGLLCFKRAGADGILTYFAKRVAKWLYEDAQAK; encoded by the coding sequence ATGCAAGTGATTCAATCTCAATTCCCTTTACGCCGTATGCGTCGTTTACGTAAACATGATTTCAGCCGCCGTTTGGTAGCGGAAAATCAATTAACGGCCAATGATTTGATTTATCCTGTCTTTGTGATTGAAGGCGAAAATCAACGTGTGCAAGTGCCTTCAATGCCGGGTGTGGAGCGATTAACTATTGATCAGCTTTTACTTGAGGCAGCAGAGTTAGTGAAATATGGTGTGCCTGCGGTGGCATTATTTCCTGTAGTTGGCGAGGAAAAAAAATCCTTAATGGCAGAAGAAGCGTACAATCCGGAAGGCTTAGCACAACGAGCGGTACGAGCATTAAAATCAGCTTATCCTGAATTGGGTGTGATTACCGATGTGGCGTTAGATCCGTTCACAACCCACGGGCAAGATGGCATTATTGATGAAACAGGCTATGTGTTGAATGATGTGACGACTGAGGTATTGGTTAAACAAGCGCTTTCTCACGCCAAAGCAGGTGCAGATATTGTTGCTCCAAGCGATATGATGGATGGGAGAATCGGGGAAATTCGTGAAGCGTTGGAAGCCAATGGGTTTGTTAATACTCAAATTATGGCGTATTCAGCTAAATACGCTTCTAACTATTATGGCCCTTTCCGTGATGCGGTAGGTTCTGCCGGCAATTTAAAAGGCGGTAATAAATACACCTACCAAGTAGATCCTGCCAACGGCAACGAAGGTTTACACGAAGTGGCAATGGATATTCAAGAAGGTGCGGATATGGTAATGGTAAAACCGGGAATGCCTTATTTGGATATGGTATGGCGTGTGAAAGAAAACTTCGGTGTGCCGACTTTTGCTTACCAAGTGTCTGGCGAATACGCTATGCATATGGCAGCCATTCAAAACGGTTGGTTGAAAGAGCGTGAATGTATTATGGAAGGCTTGCTCTGTTTTAAACGAGCAGGGGCAGATGGTATCTTAACCTACTTCGCTAAACGTGTGGCGAAGTGGTTGTATGAAGATGCACAAGCTAAGTAA
- the tatC gene encoding twin-arginine translocase subunit TatC, producing MAEVDESQPLITHLIELRNRLLRCFLCVLIVFCTLVYWANDIYTLLATPLTDNLPEGATMIATNVATPFFTPIKLTIVVSVFLSVPFILYQIWAFVAPALYKQEKRLVYPLLVSSTLLFYCGVAFAYYVVFPLVFGFLTSTAPEGVTMATDISSYLDFVLTIFMAFGICFEVPVAIILLCWSGVTTPEDLKEKRPYIIVAAFVIGMLLTPPDIFSQTLLAIPMCLLFEVGVLCAKFYRPKDDEEHSEQAAQ from the coding sequence ATGGCAGAAGTTGATGAATCCCAACCGCTGATCACCCATTTAATTGAGCTGAGAAATCGATTATTACGTTGCTTTTTATGCGTTTTAATCGTTTTTTGTACTCTGGTCTATTGGGCAAACGATATCTATACTTTACTCGCCACACCTTTAACCGATAATTTACCCGAAGGGGCAACGATGATTGCAACGAATGTTGCCACACCGTTTTTTACCCCGATTAAATTAACGATTGTTGTGTCGGTATTTCTGTCCGTTCCTTTTATTCTGTACCAAATTTGGGCGTTTGTTGCACCTGCGCTTTATAAACAGGAAAAGCGTTTGGTGTATCCGCTGTTAGTTTCAAGTACTTTGTTATTTTATTGTGGTGTTGCGTTTGCCTATTACGTTGTATTCCCATTAGTGTTTGGTTTTCTAACTTCAACCGCGCCGGAAGGGGTAACAATGGCAACGGATATCAGCAGTTATCTTGATTTCGTTTTAACCATTTTTATGGCATTCGGTATCTGTTTTGAAGTGCCGGTAGCGATTATTTTGCTCTGCTGGTCTGGTGTAACCACACCGGAAGATTTAAAGGAAAAACGTCCGTACATTATCGTTGCTGCGTTTGTAATTGGTATGCTACTGACTCCACCGGATATTTTCTCGCAGACTCTATTGGCAATCCCAATGTGTTTGTTGTTTGAAGTCGGTGTGTTATGTGCCAAATTCTATCGGCCAAAAGATGATGAAGAACACTCAGAGCAGGCAGCACAATAA
- the tatB gene encoding Sec-independent protein translocase protein TatB, whose translation MFDVGFSELVLIMIVGLVVLGPKRMPIAIRTVMGWISTIRGLAANVQNELAQELKLQELKESIKKAEELNIGSFSPELSKTVEDLKMSATQLQDSLNSAKNDLENQAAEVSTAAKLTDEQVAEIQQKIEQESQELEAQELQKNAKNQPLDTDGWDAQLNVAKAENELSADEIAEHAEMDESLLKLESYYPPDDDFAVVEAEQKAEGEDGRS comes from the coding sequence GTGTTTGATGTAGGTTTTTCTGAATTAGTATTGATTATGATTGTGGGCTTAGTGGTGCTAGGTCCCAAACGCATGCCGATTGCGATTCGCACTGTAATGGGCTGGATCAGTACAATTCGAGGTTTAGCCGCAAATGTACAGAATGAACTGGCCCAAGAGCTGAAGCTGCAAGAGTTAAAAGAGAGTATTAAGAAAGCGGAGGAATTGAACATCGGTTCGTTTTCGCCTGAATTAAGCAAAACTGTTGAAGATTTGAAAATGTCGGCAACGCAATTGCAAGACTCTTTAAATTCTGCCAAAAATGACTTGGAGAATCAGGCAGCAGAAGTCAGTACTGCTGCGAAATTAACTGATGAGCAAGTTGCTGAGATCCAACAAAAAATTGAGCAGGAAAGCCAAGAATTAGAAGCGCAAGAATTGCAAAAAAATGCAAAAAATCAACCGCTTGATACCGATGGTTGGGATGCACAATTAAATGTGGCTAAAGCAGAAAATGAACTTTCTGCCGATGAAATTGCAGAGCATGCGGAGATGGACGAATCACTCCTAAAGCTTGAATCTTATTATCCACCGGATGATGATTTTGCAGTGGTAGAGGCAGAGCAAAAAGCGGAGGGCGAAGATGGCAGAAGTTGA
- the tatA gene encoding Sec-independent protein translocase subunit TatA: protein MGGISIWQLLIVVAIIVLLFGTKKLRTLGSDLGESVKGFKKAMSDEKKDAGFENVEKVDVVEVKERVSTEQQTVVKDKEQV from the coding sequence ATGGGCGGTATTAGTATTTGGCAGCTTCTGATTGTAGTAGCAATCATTGTGTTACTTTTTGGAACAAAAAAATTACGTACTTTAGGTTCTGATTTAGGCGAATCAGTTAAGGGCTTTAAAAAAGCAATGTCTGATGAGAAAAAAGATGCAGGATTTGAGAATGTTGAAAAAGTTGATGTGGTTGAAGTAAAAGAAAGAGTTTCAACAGAGCAACAAACTGTTGTAAAAGATAAAGAGCAGGTTTAA
- the ubiB gene encoding ubiquinone biosynthesis regulatory protein kinase UbiB, with translation MQFKNSRRLYQIIHTFLRYGIDEAIPDVPLTRKMKWGRKALFWLQNQHKEKSYGVRLRLALQELGPVWIKLGQMLATRRDLFAPELADQLALLQDKVEPFDGKIARQIIEQALGGKLEMWFDEFDENALASASIAQVHTAKFNQNQALAGKDVVLKVIRPGIEPVIKSDLELMYKLARLIPKLSNDGKRLRAVEVVREYEKTILDELDLLKEMSNAVRLRGNFENSEMLYVPEMYQDFCRKNLIVMERIYGIPVSNIAELEANGTNMKLLAERGVQVFFTQVFRDSFFHADMHAGNIFVNREHPHNPQYIGIDCGIVGTLNHNDKRYLAESFVAFFNRDYRRVALMHVESGWTPADTDIDKFEQAFREVCEPIFAKPLSEISFGHVLLNLFNVAREFNMEVQPQLVLLQKTLLYIEGLGRQVYPQLDLWQTAKPFLQNWLNEQVGVKAMIRDIKQRLPQYREHFAEFPEAVFKALQQQKQINFRLAEINESLKVQNVNKNSRFVILLLSMTVILGTFWKFESLPLWLSVPLLTLFPLTAILSQRK, from the coding sequence ATGCAATTTAAAAATAGCCGCCGCCTTTACCAAATTATCCACACCTTTCTACGCTACGGCATTGATGAAGCGATTCCTGATGTGCCTTTAACCCGCAAAATGAAGTGGGGACGTAAAGCGTTATTTTGGCTGCAAAATCAGCATAAAGAGAAATCTTACGGTGTACGCTTGCGTTTGGCGTTGCAAGAGCTTGGTCCGGTTTGGATTAAGTTAGGACAAATGCTTGCTACCCGCCGTGATCTTTTCGCTCCAGAGCTTGCTGATCAACTCGCATTATTACAAGATAAAGTAGAACCGTTTGACGGTAAAATTGCCCGTCAAATTATCGAACAAGCCTTAGGTGGCAAACTTGAAATGTGGTTTGATGAATTTGATGAAAATGCGTTGGCATCGGCTTCGATCGCTCAAGTGCATACGGCAAAATTCAATCAAAATCAAGCACTTGCCGGCAAAGATGTGGTGTTGAAAGTAATTCGCCCGGGCATTGAACCTGTAATTAAATCTGACTTGGAATTAATGTACAAACTTGCCCGTTTGATTCCGAAATTATCCAATGACGGCAAACGGCTGCGTGCGGTTGAAGTGGTGCGAGAGTATGAAAAAACCATTTTGGACGAGCTGGATTTGCTCAAAGAGATGAGCAATGCAGTGCGTTTACGTGGTAATTTTGAAAACAGCGAAATGCTTTATGTGCCGGAAATGTATCAAGACTTTTGCCGTAAAAATCTGATTGTGATGGAACGTATTTATGGCATTCCGGTATCGAATATTGCGGAGCTTGAAGCCAATGGCACTAATATGAAATTGCTGGCGGAACGTGGTGTGCAGGTGTTTTTTACCCAAGTGTTCCGTGACAGTTTTTTCCATGCTGATATGCACGCCGGTAATATTTTCGTCAACCGTGAACATCCGCATAATCCACAATATATCGGTATTGACTGCGGCATTGTTGGTACTTTGAACCATAACGATAAACGCTATTTAGCAGAAAGTTTTGTTGCATTTTTTAACCGAGATTATCGCCGTGTGGCACTAATGCACGTGGAATCGGGTTGGACACCGGCAGATACCGATATTGATAAATTCGAGCAGGCATTTCGTGAGGTGTGCGAGCCGATTTTTGCCAAGCCGTTATCTGAGATTTCTTTTGGGCATGTTTTGCTGAATCTCTTTAATGTCGCTAGAGAGTTTAATATGGAAGTGCAGCCGCAGTTGGTGCTACTGCAAAAAACCTTACTTTATATTGAAGGTTTGGGCAGACAAGTTTATCCACAGCTTGATTTATGGCAAACGGCAAAACCGTTTTTGCAAAACTGGTTAAATGAACAAGTGGGCGTAAAGGCGATGATCCGAGACATTAAGCAGCGTTTACCGCAATATCGGGAGCATTTTGCCGAATTTCCGGAAGCCGTATTTAAGGCACTCCAACAGCAAAAGCAAATTAACTTTAGGCTGGCAGAAATTAATGAGAGTTTAAAAGTACAAAATGTAAACAAAAACAGTCGATTTGTTATTCTCTTGCTTTCCATGACTGTGATCCTTGGCACATTTTGGAAATTTGAGTCTTTGCCTCTGTGGTTGAGTGTGCCATTATTGACCTTATTTCCTCTTACAGCGATTTTGAGTCAACGCAAATAA
- a CDS encoding ubiquinone biosynthesis accessory factor UbiJ: protein MLNTLSQQLMLPQFAFGLVETAFNALLKRSPHIEPNLRKLSGKVLKIQLTSPKIAFFVLFNENHTDWLGVYEDEVDCSVELAFETLPKLADKQKLTDLINNKSLVLNGDIQVLQHFTTLLEQLEKNPAELLSPFVGDVVAQTSTDFARKIFEKAKAQFTQNNQHLVENLMQERPVLVHRLQAVNFYDQVEELAQQAVKLEQKFTHYVRSSSHQQTDVQTQAFVRN from the coding sequence ATGTTAAATACACTCTCACAACAGCTAATGCTCCCCCAGTTTGCATTTGGTTTAGTTGAAACAGCTTTTAATGCATTACTCAAACGTTCCCCTCATATTGAACCAAATTTGCGTAAATTGTCGGGAAAAGTATTAAAAATTCAGCTAACCTCGCCGAAAATCGCCTTTTTTGTGCTGTTTAATGAAAATCACACTGATTGGTTAGGCGTGTATGAAGATGAGGTGGATTGCTCGGTAGAGCTAGCGTTTGAAACGCTGCCGAAATTGGCTGATAAACAAAAGCTCACTGATTTAATCAATAATAAGTCGCTCGTGCTAAACGGCGATATTCAGGTGTTGCAGCATTTCACCACGCTGTTAGAGCAGTTAGAAAAAAATCCGGCAGAGCTGCTTTCTCCTTTTGTGGGAGATGTAGTTGCTCAAACTTCAACCGATTTTGCTCGAAAAATATTCGAAAAAGCGAAAGCTCAATTTACACAAAACAACCAACATTTGGTCGAGAATTTAATGCAAGAAAGACCGGTGCTGGTTCACCGTTTACAAGCAGTCAATTTTTACGATCAGGTGGAAGAATTAGCACAACAAGCGGTCAAATTAGAGCAAAAATTTACTCACTACGTTCGCTCTTCGAGCCATCAGCAAACTGATGTTCAAACACAAGCATTTGTGCGAAATTAG
- the ubiE gene encoding bifunctional demethylmenaquinone methyltransferase/2-methoxy-6-polyprenyl-1,4-benzoquinol methylase UbiE, whose protein sequence is MNDEQQSEKNESLSSQVETTHFGFKTVAKEEKQQLVANVFHSVAGKYDLMNDLLSFGIHRVWKRFTIDCSGVRKGQKVLDLAGGTGDFTAKFSRIVGESGEVVLADINSSMLEVGREKLRNLGVVGNVSYVQANAECLPFADNTFDCIVISFGLRNVTDKDKALRSMLRVLKPGGRLLVLEFSKPIIDPISQLYNFYSFNILPKVGEVVVNDAESYRYLAESIRMHPKQDELKAMMENAGFDSVNYYNLSAGIVALHRGYKF, encoded by the coding sequence ATGAATGATGAGCAACAATCCGAAAAAAATGAGAGCCTAAGCTCACAGGTGGAAACCACTCATTTTGGTTTTAAAACCGTCGCAAAGGAAGAAAAACAGCAGCTGGTTGCCAATGTGTTTCACAGCGTTGCCGGCAAATACGATTTAATGAACGATTTGCTTTCTTTTGGTATTCACCGCGTTTGGAAACGTTTTACTATTGATTGCAGTGGTGTTCGTAAAGGTCAAAAAGTGTTAGATTTGGCCGGTGGAACGGGCGATTTCACTGCGAAGTTTTCTCGTATTGTGGGAGAAAGCGGAGAAGTGGTGCTAGCTGATATTAACAGTTCAATGCTCGAAGTCGGGCGGGAAAAATTACGCAATTTAGGCGTAGTTGGTAATGTGAGCTATGTACAGGCGAATGCAGAATGTTTACCGTTTGCCGATAATACCTTCGATTGTATCGTGATTAGCTTTGGTCTACGAAATGTGACTGATAAAGATAAAGCTCTTCGTTCAATGTTGCGAGTGTTAAAACCGGGCGGTCGCTTGCTAGTGTTGGAGTTTTCTAAGCCGATCATTGACCCAATCAGCCAACTTTATAATTTCTACTCTTTCAACATTTTACCAAAAGTGGGCGAAGTGGTGGTCAATGACGCGGAAAGTTACCGCTATTTGGCAGAATCTATCCGTATGCACCCGAAACAAGATGAATTGAAAGCAATGATGGAAAATGCCGGCTTTGATAGCGTCAATTACTACAATTTGAGTGCAGGCATTGTCGCACTACACCGTGGCTACAAATTTTAA
- the corA gene encoding magnesium/cobalt transporter CorA: MIRAFALDNARLTSVDETNPTLLNDAIWIDLIDPSDAERTVLENRLDQTLAEEHELEDLEASARFFEDEDGLHLHSFFYCLDEKDYADIATVAFTIRDGRLFTLRDRDLPAFRLYRMRSRREKLIDSNAYELLLDLFETKIEQLADVIEEVYADLEKLSRVILDGQQEKDNFNDALSRLTEFEDASSKVRLCLMDTQRALSFLLRKTRLPNNQLEQARDIMRDIESLQPHNESLFQKVNFLMQAAMGYINIEQNRIMKFFSVVSVMFLPATLVASTYGMNFEFMPELHFKYGYPMAIGLMILAASAPYIYFKRKGWL, translated from the coding sequence ATGATCCGTGCTTTTGCATTAGACAACGCACGTTTAACCAGCGTTGATGAAACTAACCCAACGTTGCTCAACGATGCGATTTGGATCGATCTTATCGACCCATCAGATGCGGAAAGAACCGTATTAGAAAACCGTTTAGACCAAACCCTTGCCGAAGAACACGAATTGGAAGATTTAGAGGCTTCTGCCCGTTTCTTTGAGGATGAAGACGGTTTGCACCTGCACTCGTTTTTCTATTGTTTAGATGAGAAAGACTATGCTGATATTGCCACCGTTGCTTTTACCATCCGTGATGGGCGCTTATTTACTCTTCGTGATCGCGATTTGCCCGCATTTCGTTTATATCGTATGCGTTCACGCCGTGAAAAGCTGATCGACAGTAATGCTTATGAGCTTTTACTTGACTTATTTGAAACCAAAATTGAGCAGTTAGCCGATGTAATCGAAGAAGTCTATGCCGATTTGGAGAAGTTAAGCCGTGTGATTTTAGACGGGCAACAAGAAAAAGATAACTTTAATGATGCTCTCTCTCGCTTAACTGAATTTGAAGATGCCAGCTCAAAAGTACGTTTGTGTTTGATGGATACCCAACGTGCCTTAAGTTTCTTACTGCGTAAAACTCGCTTGCCGAATAATCAACTTGAACAGGCCCGTGATATTATGCGAGATATTGAATCTCTGCAGCCGCATAATGAATCGTTATTCCAGAAGGTGAACTTTTTAATGCAAGCAGCAATGGGTTATATCAATATTGAGCAGAACCGTATTATGAAATTCTTCTCAGTAGTGTCGGTAATGTTCCTACCGGCAACATTGGTTGCCTCTACTTACGGTATGAACTTTGAATTTATGCCTGAGCTGCATTTTAAATACGGCTACCCAATGGCGATTGGTTTAATGATTCTCGCTGCGTCAGCACCTTATATTTACTTTAAACGGAAGGGTTGGTTATAA
- a CDS encoding DUF4153 domain-containing protein has protein sequence MFSKLQHFSVMIKNAIIKHPIEILFVTYVTVILMPNVEHYDLFNVFHNLIALAPICFIALYLARNTKAYWFLIPLPIATALFYSDIKLELLEDSRYWAVALCTLLCLISQHWHKNNYNFVSQMTNKLVNITFAFVLAIVIFSALSCITFAITELFNLNKYDYTIFKQFWVFSILWAFPVLFLTLENQHSANDSSYLNRVGEMLLNWILSPALIIYTAIIYAYVVFIALQGQMPNGVVANVAFPYLTIGLAIQAVQLLLQNAKWQWFYRYFAYLALLPLALIWYAIYIRLNHYGLTEARIYLVIGAITLSICYGLLISKHLAQYRFFSAISIVVILFSVFILDPHKISLEDQTQRLDSYLAKHKLLDANNKIDTQAVLEHKKALGENRDEIEHLDSMIRYIAKEYTAEQFKQKYGIESGYDLIYKTGERNYDTTTFEASNSELIRLTKDDMKNAQEYIIFNLRYYRPNHLNNHAAADNKQCKKLISQAYDFRTSDRQAKYEDINQECNKIQETPTEFIIEFSGIEPNIKFNINDAVKKVFDKHNLSMNERHKTEILDKVKADLLKLDLGNAELSLNYIELKFLENTGYVVESISTNYLMLK, from the coding sequence ATGTTTAGCAAACTACAACATTTTAGTGTGATGATTAAAAATGCGATCATCAAGCATCCGATTGAAATTTTATTTGTAACCTATGTCACAGTAATATTAATGCCAAATGTTGAGCATTATGATTTATTCAACGTGTTTCATAATTTAATTGCTCTTGCCCCGATTTGTTTTATCGCGCTTTATTTGGCTCGTAATACAAAGGCTTACTGGTTCTTAATTCCGTTGCCAATTGCAACCGCACTGTTTTATAGCGATATCAAACTTGAGCTTTTAGAAGATTCCCGCTATTGGGCGGTAGCACTTTGTACTTTACTCTGTTTGATTAGCCAGCATTGGCATAAAAATAACTATAATTTCGTCAGTCAAATGACCAATAAGTTGGTGAATATCACCTTTGCTTTTGTCCTCGCTATCGTTATTTTTAGTGCTCTCAGTTGCATTACTTTTGCCATTACAGAGCTGTTTAATCTTAATAAATACGACTACACTATTTTCAAACAGTTTTGGGTGTTTTCTATCCTTTGGGCGTTCCCCGTTCTGTTTTTAACCCTTGAGAATCAACATTCTGCCAATGATTCCTCCTATTTAAATCGTGTAGGTGAAATGTTGCTGAATTGGATTTTATCACCGGCTTTGATTATCTACACTGCTATTATTTACGCTTATGTGGTCTTTATTGCTTTACAAGGTCAAATGCCAAATGGTGTGGTGGCAAACGTTGCATTCCCTTATTTAACTATCGGCTTGGCAATACAAGCGGTGCAATTATTGTTACAAAATGCAAAATGGCAATGGTTCTACCGTTACTTCGCTTACTTGGCATTATTGCCGTTAGCGTTAATTTGGTATGCCATTTACATTCGCTTAAATCACTACGGCTTAACCGAAGCTCGCATTTATTTAGTGATTGGAGCCATCACACTCTCTATCTGCTACGGCTTATTAATTTCAAAACACTTGGCACAATATCGTTTCTTCTCAGCTATTTCGATTGTAGTGATTTTGTTCTCGGTCTTTATTTTAGATCCACATAAAATCTCCCTTGAAGACCAAACCCAACGTTTAGATAGCTATTTAGCAAAACATAAATTATTAGATGCTAATAATAAAATCGACACACAAGCCGTGCTTGAACATAAAAAAGCATTAGGTGAAAACCGTGATGAAATTGAGCATTTAGACTCAATGATTCGCTACATTGCAAAAGAATATACTGCCGAACAATTTAAGCAAAAATATGGCATAGAATCCGGCTATGACCTGATCTATAAAACAGGCGAAAGAAATTATGATACAACTACTTTTGAGGCGAGCAATTCCGAACTTATTCGATTAACCAAAGACGATATGAAAAATGCTCAAGAATATATTATTTTCAATTTGAGATACTATCGTCCAAATCATCTCAATAATCATGCGGCTGCTGATAATAAACAGTGCAAAAAATTAATCAGCCAAGCTTATGATTTCAGAACATCAGATAGACAAGCTAAGTATGAAGATATCAACCAAGAGTGCAATAAAATTCAAGAAACGCCAACTGAGTTTATTATTGAATTTTCAGGTATTGAGCCAAATATCAAATTTAATATTAACGATGCAGTGAAGAAAGTCTTTGATAAGCATAATTTATCAATGAACGAACGTCATAAAACAGAGATATTAGATAAAGTTAAGGCTGATTTACTTAAACTCGATTTGGGTAATGCGGAATTATCACTCAATTATATCGAATTAAAGTTTCTTGAAAATACCGGCTATGTGGTTGAAAGCATTAGCACTAACTATTTAATGTTGAAGTAA
- a CDS encoding ornithine carbamoyltransferase, whose translation MAFNLKNRHLLSLVNHTEREIRFLLDLARDLKRAKYAGTEQQTLKGKNIALIFEKTSTRTRCAFEVAAYDQGAHVTYIDPTSSQIGHKESMKDTARVLGRMYDAIQYRGFKQSVVQELADYAGVPVFNGLTDEFHPTQMLADVLTMIENCEKPLSQISYVYIGDARNNMGNSLLLIGAKLGMDVRICAPKALLPEDSLVEMCRKFAAESGARITVTEDIHTAIKGVDFVHTDVWVSMGEPLDSWGERINLLMPYRVTPELMKATGNPKVKFMHCLPAFHNSETKVGKEIAEKYPELANGIEVTEEVFESPANVAFEQAENRMHTIKAVMVASLA comes from the coding sequence ATGGCATTTAATTTAAAAAACAGACATCTTTTAAGCTTGGTGAATCATACCGAGCGGGAAATCCGCTTTTTGTTAGATTTGGCACGTGATTTAAAGCGGGCTAAGTATGCAGGCACAGAGCAACAAACTTTAAAAGGCAAAAATATCGCCTTAATTTTTGAGAAAACCTCGACTCGCACACGCTGCGCTTTTGAAGTGGCAGCTTACGATCAAGGGGCCCATGTAACCTATATTGACCCAACTTCCTCACAAATCGGGCATAAGGAATCTATGAAAGATACTGCCCGAGTGCTTGGCAGAATGTATGATGCCATTCAGTATCGTGGTTTTAAACAATCGGTGGTGCAAGAGTTGGCAGATTATGCCGGCGTGCCGGTGTTTAACGGTTTAACGGATGAATTCCACCCAACACAGATGCTTGCCGATGTTCTAACAATGATTGAAAACTGTGAGAAACCGTTAAGCCAAATTAGCTATGTCTATATTGGCGATGCCCGCAATAATATGGGTAACTCGTTGTTATTAATTGGGGCAAAATTGGGTATGGATGTGCGTATTTGTGCACCGAAAGCCTTGTTGCCGGAGGATTCGTTAGTTGAAATGTGCCGGAAATTTGCTGCGGAATCCGGGGCGAGAATCACTGTTACTGAAGATATTCATACAGCAATAAAAGGCGTTGATTTTGTCCATACAGATGTATGGGTTTCAATGGGCGAGCCACTAGATAGCTGGGGGGAGCGTATTAATTTATTAATGCCTTACCGTGTTACACCTGAATTAATGAAAGCAACAGGCAACCCGAAAGTGAAATTTATGCACTGTTTACCGGCTTTTCATAATAGTGAAACCAAAGTAGGTAAAGAGATTGCAGAAAAATATCCGGAGTTAGCAAATGGCATTGAGGTAACAGAAGAGGTGTTTGAATCACCGGCTAATGTGGCATTTGAGCAAGCGGAAAACCGTATGCATACGATTAAAGCGGTAATGGTAGCAAGTTTAGCTTAG